The Vulpes vulpes isolate BD-2025 chromosome 8, VulVul3, whole genome shotgun sequence genome has a window encoding:
- the TCHHL1 gene encoding trichohyalin-like protein 1, which produces MPQLLRDVLCIIKTFHKYAQEDSNKATLTCTELKQLIQGEFGDILQPCAIHAVEKNLNLLNIDNSTISFDEFVLAIFNLLNLCYLDIQSLLKLEPRQVSKPEEKPDDLDLQVTSSTGQQTEQTPPTQDRAVLPSGMTSSAQLSFMGRGAVGFNGAENTKTYNLPVEASGRNDPENQHPERDQWSQDVAQDVSATRDNGVQLETNKLTADSEQIDSPTKQEGQEKESPRERDKPVREQSDTKKRDRFGEQEGNLRLQSSPPGKTTKRPSKDQKVATEKDVKEHSKTQELSLTGKYEPSSEHTNLPEQATAQKTLQIEKLTDPDDDGSTFETQGQGEVADRTPPETKNLAEFGDDSRASETQEPPAQEKKHETKDLLVQGDIRNVSEIPDVQVIRKRRSPEVHGTAGQKENERKIQLSTLEDQSQDGKYQELQESSKERDAVEDSKTQVSSSEGEQNHSEIERAVTPGEEARHAEEGIAEAFMSSKNAPAAEGTRGARERTQDLAPLKNQSGEENENVTKTHDKPVKEDVGYLGEDPEATITQNNESSWEIPNSLTPEDGDNSSETTDLPVQGDSQNKVDPLRESMERSHNNNPDTKKQVALGEESRTQEAVVLEVRGEDRLTEESEWAAREEYRSQGLGTKGQGPAVHPDGHPEAQESIARGENRKSLETEIPGTLEADVTDQSSIRQLSAKEDSRKKLKAQSPSTKGEESRAQETQETPVKNLDDDNSASPKTHFEREEPATLEEDEGPQYLAGEANDQQNPAKKGYDVSVPQSSLVEKMQTDQESGSVERSTIYSSPLYQYLQEKILQQMDMTPVEQQNQALSARASSPELLNNQSSASLTSEGSDCPIIFSDSQALQYYNWEHLSDADPSDAQQTSAPQASDMQGHPQEKKSVLQREASTKKQ; this is translated from the exons ATGCCTCAGCTCCTGAGAGATGTCCTCTGTATAATCAAGACATTCCACAAGTATGCCCAGGAGGACAGTAACAAGGCAACACTGACCTGCACAGAGCTGAAACAGCTCATTCAGGGCGAGTTTGGGGACATTCTTCAG CCATGTGCAATTCATGCTGTGGAGAAAAACTTGAACCTTCTGAATATTGACAACAGCACCATCAGTTTTGATGAATTTGTTCTTGCAATCTTCAACCTTTTGAACCTCTGCTATCTTGATATACAATCCTTACTAAAATTAGAACCAAGACAAGTGTCTAAACCAGAGGAGAAGCCAGATGATCTAGATCTTCAGGTGACCAGTAGCACTGGCCAGcagacagaacaaactccaccaACTCAAGACAGAGCAGTACTTCCTTCAGGAATGACATCATCAGCTCAGCTCAGCTTCATGGGAAGGGGAGCAGTTGGATTCAATGGGGCTGAAAACACCAAGACTTACAATCTGCCAGTAGAAGCATCCGGGCGCAATGACCCTGAGAACCAACACCCAGAAAGAGATCAATGGAGCCAGGATGTGGCCCAAGATGTATCAGCAACAAGAGACAATGGAGTTCAACTTGAGACAAATAAGCTAACAGCAGATTCAGAACAGATTGACAGTCCCACAAAGCAGGAGGGACAGGAAAAGGAGAGTCCCAGGGAAAGAGATAAACCAGTCAGGGAACAAAGTGACACGAAGAAAAGGGATCGATTTGGAGAACAAGAAGGGAACCTGAGACTCCAAAGTTCTCCACcaggaaaaacaacaaagaggCCTTCCAAAGATCAGAAAGTTGCAACAGAAAAGGATGTTAAGGAACATTCTAAAACACAAGAACTGTCGCTGACAGGAAAATATGAGCCCAGTTCAGAGCATACGAATCTGCCAGAACAAGCTACTGCCCAGAAAACATTGCAGATAGAGAAACTAACTGATCCTGACGATGATGGTAGTACATTTGAGACCCAAGGACAAGGAGAGGTTGCCGATAGGACACCACCTGAAACAAAGAATCTAGCTGAATTTGGGGATGACAGTAGAGCATCTGAGACCCAAGAACCAccagcacaagaaaaaaaacatgaaacaaaggACCTGCTTGTCCAAGGTGATATCAGAAATGTTTCAGAAATACCTGATGTTCAAGTTATAAGGAAGAGGAGAAGCCCTGAGGTCCATGGAACAGCagggcagaaagaaaatgagagaaaaattcaGCTATCAACCCTGGAAGACCAATCACAGGATGGGAAGTATCAGGAACTCCAAGAGTCATCAAAAGAAAGGGATGCTGTAGAAGATTCTAAAACACAAGTGTCAAGCTCAGAAGGAGAACAGAATCATTCTGAAATTGAAAGAGCAGTCACCCCAGGAGAAGAGGCAAGACATGCTGAGGAAGGTATAGCAGAAGCATTTATGAGCAGCAAAAATGCCCCTGCAGCAGAAGGGACACGaggagcaagagaaagaacacaagactTAGCACCACTCAAGAACCAGtctggagaagaaaatgagaatgtcACCAAGACTCATGACAAGCCAGTCAAGGAGGATGTTGGTTATCTGGGAGAGGATCCCGAGGCCACAATCACACAGAATAATGAGAGTTCTTGGGAAATTCCCAATAGCCTTACTCCAGAGGATGGTGACAACAGCTCAGAGACAACTGATCTGCCTGTGCAAGGAGATTCCCAGAATAAAGTAGACCCTCTTAGAGAGTCTATGGAAAGAAGTCACAATAATAACCCAGACACTAAGAAACAGGTAGCACTGGGTGAGGAAAGTAGAACTCAGGAGGCAGTGGTGCTGGAAGTCAGAGGAGAAGATAGGCTCACTGAGGAATCAGAATGGGCTGCCAGAGAAGAGTACAGGAGTCAGGGCTTAGGGACCAAAGGCCAAGGTCCAGCTGTGCACCCTGATGGACATCCAGAAGCCCAGGAGTCCATAgcaagaggagaaaacagaaagtcCCTTGAGACAGAGATCCCAGGTACACTGGAGGCAGATGTCACTGACCAGTCTTCCATAAGACAGCTTTCAGCAAAGGAAGACAGCAGAAAAAAGTTAAAGGCCCAGAGCCCAAGTACCAAAGGAGAGGAAAGTAGAGCACAGGAGACCCAGGAGACTCCAGTAAAAAATCTGGATGATGACAATTCAGCCTCCCCCAAAACACACTTTGAAAGAGAGGAACCTGCAACATTAGAGGAGGATGAAGGCCCCCAATATTTGGCAGGAGAAGCCAATGACCAACAAAATCCAGCCAAGAAAGGATATGATGTTTCAGTCCCCCAGTCAAGCCTTGTAGAGAAGATGCAGACGGACCAAGAATCTGGTTCTGTGGAGAGAAGTACAATCTATTCCAGTCCTCTGTACCAGTACCTGCAAGAGAAGATACTGCAACAAATGGATATGACCCCAGTGGAGCAGCAAAATCAAGCTCTGTCAGCTAGAGCGTCAAGCCCAGAGCTCCTCAACAACCAGTCAAGTGCATCCCTCACCAGTGAGGGCTCAGATTGTCCCATCATCTTCAGTGACAGCCAAGCATTACAATATTACAACTGGGAACATCTGTCTGATGCAGATCCTTCTGATGCACAGCAAACATCAGCTCCCCAAGCCTCAGATATGCAGGGCCACCCTCAGGAAAAGAAATCAGTACTACAAAGGGAGGCAAGCACCAAAAAGCAGTGA